From one Henriciella marina DSM 19595 genomic stretch:
- a CDS encoding endonuclease/exonuclease/phosphatase family protein, whose protein sequence is MRALLTFLTVLWAAAVVICGVIVISACLSGLFWAFDFAGQFQLAALWGLMVSAALLVLTLPFSRKRFVNLFFANLAVIIAALGWYWIWPDSTPKAGETAITVYQHNIWGNHPEPERTMRGLFASKADIVALIEAEDPVIASFDESLTKRWPYQAHKLLEERRPHRLKLLSRYEILEADIWQPRDSPAMLRARLVLPEGEVTVLVIHFTRPWPFEGPNDQIRQLGGLAKTIESIDGPIIMLGDVNSAAWGRISGPLQREYGFRLVSNPRAGTWPARMPIKYDVPSVDWPPALAIPIDLAFCRGAMSCSGHEVGGHFGSDHRSATFKVSLERPDSTVR, encoded by the coding sequence ATGAGGGCATTGCTGACGTTTCTGACCGTTCTTTGGGCGGCAGCCGTTGTCATTTGCGGCGTGATCGTCATTAGCGCCTGTCTGTCCGGGCTCTTCTGGGCCTTCGATTTTGCCGGGCAGTTCCAGTTAGCAGCGCTCTGGGGCTTGATGGTTTCGGCCGCCCTTCTGGTGCTGACACTGCCGTTCAGCCGCAAGCGGTTCGTAAACCTGTTCTTCGCGAACCTCGCCGTCATCATCGCCGCGCTTGGCTGGTACTGGATCTGGCCGGATAGTACGCCCAAGGCGGGCGAGACCGCGATCACCGTCTACCAGCATAATATCTGGGGCAATCATCCAGAGCCCGAACGCACCATGCGCGGCCTCTTTGCCAGCAAGGCGGATATTGTCGCGCTGATCGAGGCTGAAGATCCCGTCATCGCAAGCTTTGACGAATCGCTGACAAAGCGCTGGCCGTATCAGGCGCACAAGCTGCTGGAGGAGCGGCGCCCACACCGGCTGAAGCTTCTATCGCGTTATGAAATCCTGGAAGCCGACATCTGGCAGCCGCGCGACTCGCCAGCCATGCTTCGCGCGCGCCTCGTTCTGCCGGAGGGCGAGGTAACGGTGCTGGTGATCCATTTCACGCGGCCCTGGCCCTTTGAAGGACCGAACGACCAGATCCGGCAGCTAGGCGGTCTGGCAAAAACGATTGAGAGCATTGACGGCCCAATCATCATGCTGGGGGATGTCAATTCAGCCGCCTGGGGCCGGATATCAGGGCCGCTCCAGCGCGAATACGGCTTCCGCCTGGTCAGCAATCCACGGGCGGGCACATGGCCGGCGCGCATGCCGATCAAGTATGATGTGCCGAGTGTGGACTGGCCGCCTGCGCTTGCGATTCCCATTGATCTCGCCTTCTGCCGCGGCGCCATGTCGTGCTCTGGCCATGAGGTCGGCGGCCATTTCGGATCCGACCATCGCTCGGCGACCTTCAAGGTCTCACTGGAACGGCCAGACTCCACCGTCCGTTGA
- a CDS encoding GFA family protein, translated as MDGLSAHQGGCHCKAVRFEVDLPPHVEVEDCNCSICAMSGNDHIIVPANRFRLLKGEDVLTEYRFNTGAARHLFCSICGVKSFYVPRSNPDGYAVTWRCLDDWQMMDASVTGFDGENWEANAARLAHKSKA; from the coding sequence ATGGACGGGCTTTCAGCGCATCAGGGCGGCTGCCACTGCAAGGCGGTCCGCTTCGAAGTGGACCTGCCGCCGCATGTGGAGGTCGAGGATTGCAACTGCTCGATCTGCGCGATGAGCGGCAATGATCATATCATCGTGCCCGCGAACCGGTTTCGTCTGCTGAAGGGCGAAGACGTGCTGACCGAGTACCGGTTCAACACAGGCGCCGCGCGCCATCTCTTCTGCAGCATCTGCGGGGTGAAGAGCTTCTACGTGCCCCGGTCCAACCCGGACGGGTATGCGGTGACCTGGCGATGCCTCGATGACTGGCAGATGATGGACGCCAGCGTTACCGGCTTTGACGGCGAGAACTGGGAGGCCAACGCGGCGCGCCTCGCGCACAAGTCAAAGGCCTAG
- the scpA gene encoding methylmalonyl-CoA mutase yields MTTFPDFTKIDLATPDAKAPSKPHARTLETPEGIDLAKAYSAADTKGLDFLDDYPGLAPFGRGPYPTMYTQRPWTVRQYAGFSTAEDSNAFYRRNLAAGQKGLSVAFDLATHRGYDSDHVRVSGDVGMAGVAIDSIYDMRTLFSGIPLDQMSVSMTMNGAVLPILALYIAAAQEQGVSPDKLAGTIQNDILKEFMVRNTYIYPPKPSMRIISDIFAYTSENMPKYNSISISGYHMQEAGATADLELAYTLADGIEYIRAGVDAGLDVDKFAPRLSFFWAIGMNTFMEVAKMRAARLLWAKLVKENFNPKNPKSLSLRTHSQTSGWSLTAQDVYNNVIRTCLEGIAAVGGQTQSLHTNSFDEALALPTDFSARISRNTQLFLQQEGGACQTIDPWGGSYYVERLTHDLAAKALEHIKEVKKLGGMRKAIEEGVPKLRIEEAAANTQARIDSGKQTVVGVNKFLLDTDEDVPVLKVDNATVRRMQLDKLKRLKADRDQAEVDAKLDAIALAAENGKGNLLALAVDAAAAKATVGEISEAVERSQGRHQAVIRSIKGVYGGSIGKDDKAEEARNLAEAFASKNGRKPRIYIAKMGQDGHDRGQKVVASGLMDLGWDVEIGPLFQTPEEAARDARAANVDIVAASSLAAGHLTLIPELRRALGNEGAVSTQIIAGGVIPPGDYDALRAAGASAIFPPGTVISDAARAMLESLEDDPVDTAAE; encoded by the coding sequence ATGACAACCTTCCCCGATTTCACCAAGATCGACCTTGCCACGCCCGACGCCAAGGCGCCGTCAAAGCCGCACGCGCGCACGCTGGAAACGCCGGAAGGTATCGACCTCGCCAAGGCCTACAGCGCCGCCGACACCAAGGGGCTCGACTTCCTTGATGACTATCCAGGTCTCGCGCCATTTGGCCGTGGGCCCTACCCGACCATGTATACCCAGCGGCCATGGACCGTTCGCCAGTATGCTGGCTTCTCGACCGCAGAAGACTCCAACGCTTTCTATCGCCGCAACCTCGCGGCGGGCCAGAAAGGCCTCTCGGTCGCCTTCGACCTTGCCACCCACCGCGGCTATGATTCCGATCATGTCCGCGTTTCGGGCGATGTCGGTATGGCCGGTGTGGCGATCGACAGCATCTATGACATGCGCACGCTCTTTTCGGGCATTCCGCTCGACCAGATGTCGGTGTCGATGACGATGAATGGCGCGGTCCTGCCAATTCTGGCGCTTTATATCGCCGCCGCCCAGGAACAGGGCGTGTCGCCGGACAAGCTGGCTGGTACGATCCAGAACGACATTCTCAAAGAGTTCATGGTGCGGAACACCTATATCTATCCGCCCAAGCCATCGATGCGCATTATTTCGGACATTTTCGCCTACACGTCTGAAAACATGCCGAAATATAACTCCATCTCCATCTCCGGCTATCACATGCAGGAAGCCGGCGCGACGGCAGACCTTGAGCTTGCCTACACGCTGGCAGACGGCATCGAGTATATCCGGGCCGGGGTCGATGCAGGCCTCGACGTGGACAAGTTTGCGCCGCGCCTCTCCTTCTTCTGGGCGATCGGCATGAACACCTTCATGGAGGTCGCCAAGATGCGCGCCGCGCGTCTGCTCTGGGCAAAGCTGGTGAAGGAAAATTTCAATCCGAAGAACCCCAAATCACTGAGCCTTCGCACCCACAGCCAGACCTCTGGCTGGTCGCTGACGGCGCAGGACGTCTACAACAATGTGATCCGCACCTGCCTTGAAGGTATCGCAGCCGTCGGCGGACAGACACAGTCCCTGCATACAAACAGCTTCGACGAAGCGCTTGCCCTGCCGACCGATTTCTCGGCGCGCATCTCGCGCAACACGCAGCTTTTCCTGCAGCAGGAAGGCGGCGCCTGCCAGACCATCGACCCATGGGGCGGCTCATATTATGTCGAGCGCCTGACCCATGACCTCGCCGCCAAGGCGCTGGAGCATATCAAGGAAGTCAAGAAACTCGGCGGTATGCGCAAGGCCATCGAAGAAGGTGTGCCGAAGCTCCGCATCGAGGAAGCGGCCGCCAATACGCAGGCGCGCATCGATAGCGGCAAACAAACTGTGGTCGGCGTCAACAAATTCCTGCTCGACACGGACGAAGACGTGCCGGTCCTGAAGGTCGACAATGCCACCGTGCGCCGCATGCAGCTCGACAAGCTGAAACGCCTGAAAGCAGACCGCGATCAGGCCGAAGTCGATGCCAAGCTGGACGCCATCGCGCTTGCGGCAGAAAACGGCAAGGGCAACCTTCTCGCGCTCGCGGTCGACGCGGCCGCCGCCAAGGCAACCGTCGGTGAAATTTCCGAAGCGGTTGAGCGCAGCCAGGGTCGTCACCAGGCCGTGATCCGCTCGATCAAGGGCGTCTATGGCGGCTCTATCGGCAAGGACGACAAGGCTGAGGAGGCACGCAACCTCGCCGAGGCGTTTGCTTCAAAGAATGGCCGCAAGCCACGGATATATATCGCAAAAATGGGTCAGGACGGCCATGATCGCGGCCAGAAAGTTGTCGCATCAGGCCTTATGGATCTTGGCTGGGATGTCGAGATCGGCCCCCTCTTCCAGACGCCGGAAGAAGCCGCCCGCGATGCTCGCGCCGCCAACGTCGACATCGTTGCCGCCTCATCGCTCGCCGCCGGGCACCTGACGCTCATTCCAGAGCTTCGCCGCGCCCTCGGCAATGAAGGCGCCGTCAGCACACAGATCATCGCAGGCGGCGTGATCCCGCCCGGAGACTATGATGCGCTGAGGGCTGCTGGCGCATCGGCGATCTTCCCGCCGGGCACGGTCATTTCGGACGCCGCGCGCGCCATGCTGGAATCGCTCGAAGACGACCCCGTCGACACGGCAGCCGAATAG
- a CDS encoding methylmalonyl-CoA mutase family protein, with protein sequence MADGFLKLSGAFDEANEADWLEAVSKALKGGGIERLQRTTDDGLTIQPLYRENDFASATDPRGVPGEAPYLRGASAEPDAFLPWDIRQSFGHPDPDVTNSEILRDLERGVSSVELAIDCTGKEGVAIYDADTLSTALAGVRADIATIAVDHRGLGSGTSIAGLLALWGEQHGDAEKLRFAFNIDPIGLLTRKGEIEGGIDAAFVRTAELSRLLCLRYPKSTTLRTDARPVHEAGGSEAQELGVLIAHAVDTMRRLDAAGFDINAFPSQTVFTLAASGNYGLEIAKLRAARRLWARVQDAMDLEIEPMTLQSVSSARMLTRYDPWVNMLRNTAACFAGAVGGADIVTVRAFNEALGVPEELGRRTARNTQVIAMEESGLGRIADPAGGAWFEETLADDLAEAAWAVFQAIEAEGGLVQSLIDGKLQARIAETRDARFAAIAKRKRPLTGVSEFPLLDAEEAPVAEIKFESSATSVSAEGLHSFLKDLPDKSGPATKAAPLEPIRLARDFETLRDRADAHADRTGKRPQIFIATLGPLAEHNARVDFARNLFASGGVEGVDANKLPETSEVLADAFKASGCRIAVICGADKRYEDEAEAAAKALKDAGAQRVYLAGKFEAPGIDNNIFMGCDAVDMLQLAQAELGVAK encoded by the coding sequence ATGGCAGACGGGTTTCTGAAACTGAGCGGCGCCTTCGATGAGGCGAATGAGGCTGACTGGCTGGAGGCGGTCTCCAAGGCCCTGAAGGGCGGCGGAATAGAGCGCTTGCAGCGCACCACCGATGATGGCCTGACGATCCAGCCACTCTATCGTGAAAATGATTTTGCGAGCGCCACTGATCCGCGCGGCGTGCCAGGCGAAGCGCCCTATCTGCGCGGCGCGAGCGCAGAGCCAGACGCTTTCCTGCCCTGGGACATCCGCCAGAGCTTTGGCCATCCGGACCCGGACGTCACGAATTCCGAGATCCTGAGAGACCTCGAACGCGGCGTCTCATCAGTAGAGCTCGCCATCGATTGTACCGGCAAGGAGGGCGTGGCCATCTATGATGCAGACACGCTATCCACGGCTCTGGCAGGCGTTCGCGCCGATATCGCAACGATCGCTGTTGATCATCGGGGGCTTGGCTCGGGCACATCCATTGCCGGCTTGCTGGCCCTCTGGGGCGAACAGCACGGCGATGCCGAAAAGCTCCGCTTCGCATTCAATATCGACCCGATCGGTCTTCTGACACGCAAGGGCGAGATAGAAGGCGGCATCGACGCCGCGTTCGTGCGCACAGCTGAGCTCTCGCGCCTGCTCTGCCTTCGCTACCCAAAATCGACCACGCTGCGCACCGATGCGCGCCCGGTCCATGAGGCTGGCGGCTCCGAAGCCCAGGAGCTGGGCGTCCTTATCGCCCATGCCGTCGACACGATGCGCAGGCTCGACGCGGCTGGCTTTGATATCAACGCCTTCCCCTCGCAGACCGTCTTTACGCTGGCCGCGAGTGGCAATTACGGCCTCGAAATCGCCAAGCTGCGCGCCGCCCGCCGCCTCTGGGCCCGCGTTCAGGACGCGATGGACCTCGAGATTGAGCCGATGACACTCCAGTCGGTCAGCTCTGCCCGGATGCTGACGCGCTACGACCCGTGGGTGAACATGCTGCGCAACACGGCCGCCTGTTTTGCAGGCGCCGTCGGCGGCGCTGATATCGTCACGGTGCGCGCCTTCAACGAAGCGCTCGGCGTGCCTGAAGAGCTTGGCCGGCGCACGGCCCGCAATACGCAGGTCATCGCCATGGAAGAGTCCGGCCTTGGCCGGATTGCCGACCCCGCTGGCGGGGCCTGGTTTGAGGAAACCCTCGCCGATGATCTCGCAGAAGCCGCCTGGGCGGTCTTCCAGGCCATCGAAGCCGAGGGCGGGCTCGTCCAGAGCCTCATCGACGGCAAGCTGCAAGCGCGTATCGCTGAAACGCGGGATGCCCGCTTCGCCGCGATCGCAAAGCGCAAACGGCCCCTGACCGGTGTCAGCGAGTTCCCCCTGCTCGACGCTGAAGAGGCCCCTGTGGCCGAAATCAAATTCGAGAGCAGTGCAACATCTGTATCTGCTGAAGGCCTTCACAGCTTCCTGAAAGACCTGCCAGACAAGTCAGGTCCAGCCACCAAGGCCGCGCCGCTGGAGCCGATCCGGCTGGCACGCGACTTCGAGACGCTGCGCGACCGCGCCGACGCCCACGCCGACCGGACAGGCAAGCGCCCGCAGATCTTCATTGCAACGCTAGGCCCCCTTGCCGAACACAATGCCCGGGTCGATTTTGCCCGCAACCTCTTTGCCTCTGGCGGGGTCGAAGGCGTCGACGCAAACAAATTGCCGGAAACATCAGAGGTTCTGGCCGATGCCTTCAAGGCCTCAGGCTGCCGGATCGCCGTCATCTGCGGCGCCGACAAGCGTTATGAGGACGAAGCGGAAGCCGCCGCCAAGGCGCTGAAAGATGCTGGCGCGCAACGTGTCTACCTGGCTGGCAAGTTCGAAGCGCCCGGCATCGACAACAACATCTTCATGGGCTGCGATGCGGTAGACATGCTGCAACTGGCCCAAGCCGAACTGGGAGTCGCGAAATGA
- a CDS encoding pyridoxine 5'-phosphate synthase yields the protein MTELSVNLNAVAFLRNRRGLPWPSVVDLGRIALNAGAAGLTVHPRPDERHITRADVPDLMNLITSEFPDREFNIEGYPNEAFMALVEKIRPHQITLVPDDPSQATSDHGWDFRTHALKLHAIVARMKRTGARLSLFADPDPAQMEAAVGTGTDRVELYTGPYGDAVNDPVAEAAELERLGQTADAARKLGLGLNAGHDLTVDNLPALVARIPDLAEVSIGHGLTADALEYGMAETVRRFRRAYGQVV from the coding sequence ATGACCGAACTTTCCGTCAATCTCAACGCCGTTGCCTTCCTGCGCAACCGGCGCGGCCTGCCCTGGCCGAGCGTCGTGGACCTTGGCCGCATCGCGCTGAACGCAGGCGCGGCCGGCCTCACCGTCCACCCCCGCCCCGATGAGCGCCACATCACGCGCGCCGATGTGCCAGACCTCATGAATTTGATCACGAGCGAGTTTCCGGACCGCGAATTCAACATTGAAGGCTATCCGAATGAGGCCTTCATGGCTCTGGTCGAAAAGATCAGGCCGCACCAGATCACGCTCGTGCCGGATGATCCGTCACAGGCAACCTCGGACCATGGCTGGGACTTTCGCACCCACGCCCTGAAGCTCCACGCGATTGTCGCCCGGATGAAGCGGACAGGCGCGCGCCTCTCCCTCTTCGCAGACCCAGACCCCGCCCAGATGGAAGCGGCCGTCGGCACGGGAACCGACCGGGTTGAGCTCTACACCGGCCCCTATGGCGATGCCGTCAATGACCCGGTCGCCGAAGCGGCAGAACTAGAAAGACTGGGCCAGACCGCAGACGCGGCCCGCAAGCTCGGCCTCGGCCTCAATGCCGGCCACGACCTCACCGTCGACAACCTCCCTGCCCTCGTCGCCCGCATCCCGGACCTCGCCGAAGTGTCCATCGGCCACGGCCTCACTGCCGACGCCCTCGAATACGGCATGGCCGAAACCGTGCGCCGCTTCCGCCGCGCCTACGGCCAGGTGGTCTGA
- a CDS encoding amidase, whose protein sequence is MKELGHCDATELASMVRKKEASPSELLDLALESAQGAQGELNCFSSFFEDAARKQIKDGLPDGPFKGVPFAVKDLGARLKDQPITSGSRAFKGTISEVDAELVKRQRNAGLVIFGQTTSPEFGLTTSTESALYGKTRNPWNIEHTSGGSSGGASACVASGVIPMAHASDGGGSIRIPAACTGLVGLKPSRGRVPMGPPLSENWFGLSTNHCVARSVRDSATLLDVTHGQEPGARYIAPPPERSFLSALDIEPGALKIAVWNTAPNGVKPDKDAQAGLDATTKLLSALGHHVEEAGPVLDGDALGKGMMIMVSSFMAAVADEREAHFGRPIGDEDFEPVALRFIELGRTIPMSELVKTNNAFCEAAYQMEMFMDEGGYDLILAPTLSRAPVKLGVLSLDPPDFDQYGVDVSSFAAWCPVFNQTGWPAISLPLHWTPEGLPLGMMFGARLGREDLLYTLAGQIERAAPWADKRPPVWFG, encoded by the coding sequence GTGAAGGAACTTGGACACTGCGACGCGACTGAGCTGGCATCCATGGTACGCAAGAAAGAGGCCTCACCCAGCGAGCTTCTGGATCTCGCGCTGGAGAGCGCGCAGGGGGCACAAGGTGAGCTCAACTGCTTTTCGTCATTCTTCGAGGACGCCGCCCGCAAGCAGATCAAGGACGGTCTGCCGGACGGCCCGTTCAAGGGCGTTCCCTTTGCCGTGAAAGACCTTGGCGCGCGGCTGAAAGACCAGCCGATCACAAGCGGATCGCGCGCTTTCAAGGGCACGATTTCCGAGGTGGATGCAGAACTGGTCAAGCGCCAGCGAAACGCCGGCCTTGTGATCTTCGGGCAGACGACCAGCCCCGAATTCGGCCTCACCACCTCCACCGAAAGCGCGCTCTATGGCAAGACGCGCAATCCGTGGAATATCGAACACACGTCTGGCGGCTCGTCTGGCGGGGCGTCGGCCTGCGTCGCATCTGGCGTGATCCCGATGGCGCATGCCAGCGATGGCGGCGGGTCTATCCGTATCCCTGCCGCCTGCACCGGCCTTGTTGGCCTGAAACCTTCGCGCGGACGCGTCCCGATGGGTCCGCCTCTGTCAGAGAACTGGTTCGGGCTTTCTACCAATCACTGCGTCGCCCGCTCGGTGCGCGACAGCGCGACGCTCCTGGACGTCACGCACGGACAGGAACCGGGCGCGCGATATATCGCCCCGCCGCCTGAGCGCAGCTTTCTCTCGGCGCTGGATATCGAACCGGGTGCGCTGAAAATCGCTGTGTGGAACACCGCGCCCAATGGCGTAAAGCCCGACAAGGATGCGCAGGCAGGTCTCGATGCCACGACGAAGCTGCTCAGCGCGCTCGGCCACCATGTCGAGGAGGCCGGACCGGTCCTTGATGGCGATGCGCTTGGCAAGGGCATGATGATCATGGTCTCGTCCTTCATGGCCGCCGTTGCTGATGAGCGCGAAGCCCATTTCGGCCGTCCGATCGGCGATGAGGACTTCGAGCCGGTCGCCCTCCGCTTTATCGAGCTTGGCCGAACGATTCCGATGTCGGAACTGGTGAAAACCAATAATGCCTTCTGCGAGGCTGCCTACCAGATGGAGATGTTCATGGATGAGGGCGGCTATGATCTCATCCTGGCGCCGACCCTCTCGCGTGCGCCCGTGAAGCTTGGCGTGCTCAGCCTCGATCCACCTGATTTCGACCAGTATGGGGTTGATGTTTCAAGCTTTGCGGCCTGGTGCCCTGTCTTCAACCAGACAGGCTGGCCTGCCATTTCGCTGCCGCTGCACTGGACGCCGGAAGGCCTGCCGCTTGGCATGATGTTCGGTGCCCGCCTTGGCCGCGAGGACCTTCTCTACACGCTGGCAGGTCAGATCGAACGTGCCGCGCCATGGGCCGACAAGCGCCCGCCGGTCTGGTTCGGATAG
- a CDS encoding carboxymuconolactone decarboxylase family protein, with protein sequence MRLNRPRIAPLSNDELSDEQKEMLGERFDRNAIFNIFRTLAKAPKAYRAFMRWGGYILSDRNDLSARDRELVILRAGYNWKAGYEWAQHVVIGKEAGLTDAEIGRIKAGPDADGWSALDAAMLQATDELTGNAFITDATWARLADLTEKQKMDLVMTVGQYTQVSMMLNSFGVQLDDGLVLDPDLDGRSA encoded by the coding sequence ATGAGACTGAACCGGCCACGTATTGCCCCGCTGTCGAATGATGAACTGAGCGACGAACAGAAGGAGATGCTGGGCGAGCGGTTTGATCGCAATGCCATCTTCAATATCTTCCGTACACTGGCAAAAGCGCCAAAGGCCTACCGCGCCTTCATGCGCTGGGGCGGCTATATCCTGTCGGACCGTAATGACCTTTCGGCGCGCGACCGCGAGCTGGTCATCCTGCGGGCGGGCTATAATTGGAAGGCCGGCTATGAGTGGGCCCAGCATGTCGTGATCGGCAAGGAAGCGGGCCTGACGGACGCCGAGATTGGCCGGATCAAGGCCGGGCCGGATGCCGACGGCTGGAGCGCGCTGGACGCTGCGATGCTGCAGGCGACCGATGAACTGACGGGAAATGCGTTCATCACCGATGCCACCTGGGCGCGACTGGCCGACCTCACTGAGAAGCAGAAGATGGACCTCGTGATGACAGTTGGTCAGTACACGCAGGTCTCCATGATGCTGAACTCGTTCGGGGTTCAGCTCGATGACGGGCTGGTGCTTGATCCGGATCTGGATGGGCGGTCAGCCTAA
- a CDS encoding calcium/sodium antiporter, with amino-acid sequence MLAFFLIAGLALLLVGGDLFVRGSVNVARRFGISPLLIGLALVGFGTSTPELVTSLQAAFAGSPGVAVGNVVGSNIANILLILGLAALIQPVMAARGPFKRDAAVLTVSALAALALVQSGMLDRLSGILFVMGLVAYIGFAIWQERRALPATSALPSEAAETPQGGHLLLDLLLTVIGLGLTIGGASLLIDGAVGIATRFGISETIIGLTIVAIGTSLPELVTSLVAAIRKQGDVAFGNIVGSNIYNILGILGVTAIVKPIPVPQEIANVDIWVMLAATAALIIFAFSRGRIGRVEGAIMLAGYIGYTVWLAGQAV; translated from the coding sequence ATGCTCGCTTTCTTTCTGATTGCCGGTCTTGCACTCTTGCTTGTCGGCGGCGACCTCTTTGTTCGCGGTTCAGTCAATGTCGCGCGCCGCTTTGGCATATCTCCGCTTCTTATCGGTCTGGCGCTGGTCGGTTTCGGCACCTCGACGCCGGAACTGGTGACCAGCCTTCAAGCCGCCTTCGCCGGATCGCCGGGCGTCGCTGTTGGCAATGTCGTTGGCTCCAACATCGCCAATATCCTGCTTATCCTGGGTCTGGCGGCGCTGATCCAGCCGGTCATGGCCGCGCGCGGGCCATTCAAGCGCGATGCGGCCGTCCTGACCGTCTCTGCGCTTGCCGCGCTCGCCCTGGTGCAGAGCGGGATGCTCGACAGGCTGTCGGGCATTCTCTTCGTGATGGGCCTTGTCGCCTATATCGGCTTTGCGATCTGGCAGGAGCGGCGGGCGCTGCCAGCTACCAGTGCGCTTCCCAGTGAGGCGGCTGAGACGCCGCAAGGGGGCCATCTGCTGCTTGACCTTCTGCTGACGGTTATTGGCCTTGGCCTGACGATTGGCGGCGCCAGCCTTCTGATCGACGGCGCTGTCGGTATTGCGACCCGTTTCGGCATCTCTGAAACGATTATTGGCCTGACCATTGTGGCCATCGGGACATCGTTGCCAGAGCTTGTCACCTCGCTTGTCGCGGCGATCCGCAAGCAGGGCGATGTCGCCTTCGGCAATATCGTGGGCAGCAATATCTACAACATTCTCGGCATTCTTGGCGTCACGGCCATCGTCAAACCGATCCCGGTGCCGCAGGAGATTGCCAATGTCGATATCTGGGTGATGCTCGCGGCGACGGCTGCGCTGATCATCTTTGCCTTTTCGCGCGGGCGGATTGGCCGAGTGGAAGGGGCGATCATGCTGGCAGGATACATAGGGTATACGGTCTGGCTGGCTGGGCAGGCCGTCTAA
- a CDS encoding metallopeptidase family protein, producing the protein MLTTPDLDTFQDMTEAAYARLPVAFRRAAGRIEIHVRDFAEPEVLAELGIPDAWHLTGLYQGIPLIHDSISFPSPESPRIFLYRKPLLAELKTRPDVTLEELIEHVVIHELGHHFGWSDEEMHQLLEED; encoded by the coding sequence ATGCTGACCACACCCGATCTCGATACCTTCCAGGACATGACCGAAGCGGCCTATGCGCGCCTGCCCGTAGCCTTCCGCAGGGCGGCCGGCCGGATCGAGATCCATGTCCGCGACTTTGCCGAACCGGAGGTGCTGGCAGAGCTCGGTATTCCCGATGCGTGGCACCTGACCGGGCTCTATCAGGGCATTCCGCTGATCCATGACAGTATCTCTTTTCCAAGCCCTGAAAGCCCCCGCATCTTTCTTTACAGAAAACCATTGCTGGCAGAGCTGAAGACGCGGCCCGACGTCACGCTGGAAGAGCTGATCGAACATGTCGTGATCCATGAGCTCGGCCATCATTTCGGTTGGTCTGACGAGGAAATGCACCAGCTTCTGGAGGAAGACTGA
- a CDS encoding periplasmic heavy metal sensor: protein MSDRKRLSSLSIALIVSLVANALLIGFLVGGQLGERDHRRHGPRGADHMIARGIQSIVPDDEREGIRDAFRDAFRSASGSWREKRQARDDLVAALSSSPFDPAAVDNAFLAMRTADARLNETFQTALSDQIAALSPEQRAELVAWLEEVEARRAEARAERPERRGGREDRDGPPPR from the coding sequence ATGAGTGATCGCAAACGCCTTTCCAGCCTCTCCATTGCGCTCATCGTTTCGCTGGTCGCCAATGCGCTGTTGATCGGCTTTCTCGTTGGGGGTCAGCTCGGTGAGCGCGATCATCGCCGCCACGGCCCGCGCGGCGCAGACCACATGATCGCACGCGGCATCCAGTCCATCGTGCCGGATGACGAACGCGAAGGCATACGAGACGCGTTCCGCGACGCTTTCCGGTCTGCGAGCGGATCCTGGCGTGAAAAGCGGCAGGCGCGCGACGATCTGGTCGCCGCCCTCTCCAGCTCACCATTTGACCCGGCCGCAGTGGACAATGCCTTTCTTGCGATGCGCACAGCAGATGCGAGGCTCAACGAAACCTTCCAGACGGCGCTCTCCGACCAGATCGCCGCGCTCAGCCCTGAGCAGCGCGCTGAGCTTGTGGCCTGGCTGGAAGAGGTTGAGGCAAGGCGTGCAGAAGCCCGCGCTGAACGGCCTGAACGGCGCGGTGGACGCGAAGACAGGGATGGGCCGCCGCCGCGCTAG